One stretch of Nocardioides perillae DNA includes these proteins:
- a CDS encoding ferrochelatase, producing MTAPDVAPYDALLLVSFGGPEKPEDVVPFLENVTRGRGIPRERLEEVGEHYFLFGGKSPINDQNRAFLAALREDLAAAGLDLPVYWGNRNWDPYLADTLAEMARDGVRRAACFFTSVYSSYSGCRQYRENLAEASAAVREQGLEPPVLDRLRLPYNHPGFAEANVDATLAALAELPTEVRDGARLVFVTHSIPTAMDESAGPDGHAYTRQHHAIAEHVVLRVQEETGRRHRHDVVFCSRSGPPHVPWLEPDVNDHLRALQQAGEGAAVLVPIGFVSDHMEVIYDLDTEALATAEEIGMPVTRAATAGVDPRFVATVRDLLVERAAAETGRDVSRATVGGQRAVHDRCPAHCCPNLRGPLPTLCGADA from the coding sequence ATGACCGCCCCCGACGTCGCGCCCTACGACGCCCTGCTCCTCGTCTCCTTCGGCGGGCCCGAGAAGCCCGAGGACGTCGTGCCCTTCCTCGAGAACGTCACCCGCGGTCGCGGCATCCCGCGCGAGCGGCTCGAGGAGGTCGGCGAGCACTACTTCCTCTTCGGCGGCAAGTCGCCGATCAACGACCAGAACCGCGCGTTCCTGGCCGCGCTGCGCGAGGACCTCGCGGCGGCCGGTCTCGACCTGCCCGTCTACTGGGGCAACCGCAACTGGGACCCCTACCTCGCCGACACGCTCGCCGAGATGGCGCGCGACGGCGTGCGACGGGCGGCGTGCTTCTTCACCTCGGTCTACTCCTCCTACTCCGGGTGCCGGCAGTACCGCGAGAACCTCGCCGAGGCCTCCGCCGCGGTCCGCGAGCAGGGCCTGGAGCCGCCGGTGCTCGACCGGCTGCGGCTGCCCTACAACCACCCCGGTTTCGCGGAGGCCAACGTCGACGCCACCCTGGCGGCGCTCGCCGAGCTGCCGACCGAGGTGCGCGACGGCGCCCGGCTGGTCTTCGTGACCCACTCGATCCCGACGGCGATGGACGAGTCGGCCGGCCCCGACGGGCACGCCTACACCCGGCAGCACCACGCGATCGCCGAGCACGTCGTCCTGCGGGTGCAGGAGGAGACCGGTCGGCGCCACCGCCACGACGTCGTCTTCTGCTCGCGCTCCGGCCCGCCGCACGTGCCGTGGCTCGAGCCCGACGTCAACGACCACCTGCGCGCGCTGCAGCAGGCGGGGGAGGGCGCCGCCGTGCTGGTGCCGATCGGCTTCGTCTCCGACCACATGGAGGTCATCTACGACCTCGACACCGAGGCGCTCGCCACGGCCGAGGAGATCGGGATGCCGGTGACCCGCGCCGCGACGGCCGGCGTCGACCCGCGCTTCGTGGCGACGGTGCGCGACCTGCTGGTCGAGCGCGCGGCGGCCGAGACCGGCCGCGACGTCTCCCGCGCCACCGTGGGCGGGCAGCGCGCGGTCCACGACCGCTGCCCCGCGCACTGCTGCCCCAACCTGCGCGGACCCCTGCCCACCCTCTGCGGCGCGGATGCCTGA
- a CDS encoding inositol monophosphatase family protein, translating into MPEPAVDDRLLGELRGVALEVAGRAAELVRDRRLGDVEVAATKSSAVDVVTEADRASEALVTELLAELRPDDALLGEEGASAPGSSGVRWVVDPIDGTVNFLYGIPQYAVSLAAEVDGEAVVGVVVNAATGTVYEAALGQGALRDGRPLAVRDPAPLAERLVLTGFSYDAGLRELQAASLVRLLPRIRDVRRRGSAALDLCHVAEGTADGYVEEGVNLWDHAAGGLVAREAGARTELTTGQGGLDLLLCAPAHGFEELRAAVVEAGFLG; encoded by the coding sequence ATGCCTGAGCCGGCCGTCGACGACCGGCTGCTCGGCGAGCTGCGGGGCGTCGCCCTCGAGGTGGCCGGGCGCGCCGCGGAGCTCGTGCGCGACCGCCGCCTGGGCGACGTCGAGGTCGCGGCGACCAAGTCGAGTGCCGTCGACGTCGTCACCGAGGCCGACCGCGCCAGCGAGGCCCTCGTGACCGAGCTGCTCGCCGAGCTGCGCCCCGACGACGCACTGCTGGGCGAGGAGGGCGCCAGCGCCCCCGGCTCCAGCGGGGTGCGCTGGGTCGTCGACCCGATCGACGGCACGGTCAACTTCCTCTACGGCATCCCGCAGTACGCCGTGTCCCTGGCCGCCGAGGTCGACGGCGAGGCGGTCGTCGGCGTCGTGGTCAACGCCGCGACCGGCACCGTCTACGAGGCCGCCCTCGGCCAGGGTGCCCTGCGCGACGGCCGCCCCCTCGCCGTGCGCGACCCGGCGCCCCTCGCCGAGCGGCTGGTGCTCACCGGCTTCAGCTACGACGCCGGGCTCCGCGAGCTCCAGGCGGCCTCGCTCGTGCGGCTGCTGCCGCGCATCCGCGACGTGCGGCGCCGTGGCTCGGCCGCGCTCGACCTGTGCCACGTCGCGGAGGGCACCGCCGACGGCTACGTCGAGGAGGGCGTGAACCTCTGGGACCACGCCGCCGGGGGCCTCGTGGCCCGCGAGGCCGGCGCCCGCACCGAGCTCACCACCGGGCAGGGCGGTCTCGACCTCCTGCTGTGCGCGCCCGCCCACGGCTTCGAAGAGCTGCGCGCCGCGGTGGTCGAGGCCGGCTTCCTCGGCTGA
- a CDS encoding DUF4193 domain-containing protein, with the protein MATDYDAPRKTEEDQSEESIEELKARRHDKNSGKVDEDETEAAESFELPGADLSHEELAVEVKPKQDDEFTCMSCFLVHHRSQLADEGKMICRDCV; encoded by the coding sequence ATGGCGACCGACTACGACGCACCGCGCAAGACCGAGGAGGACCAGAGCGAGGAGAGCATCGAGGAGCTCAAGGCCCGCCGCCACGACAAGAACTCCGGCAAGGTCGACGAGGACGAGACCGAGGCCGCCGAGTCCTTCGAGCTCCCCGGCGCCGACCTGTCCCACGAGGAGCTCGCCGTCGAGGTCAAGCCCAAGCAGGACGACGAGTTCACCTGCATGAGCTGCTTCCTGGTCCACCACCGCAGCCAGCTCGCGGACGAGGGCAAGATGATCTGCCGCGACTGCGTCTGA
- a CDS encoding DUF4235 domain-containing protein, which produces MASGSKAWSVFSLGSALMGAAVAKKALNTSWRAATGKNPPANPADPDVDLREAVLWAAASGAIIQIVRMAFTRRAAGYYLKSTGHLPPELQKDGQHADAAGAPTT; this is translated from the coding sequence ATGGCATCGGGTTCCAAGGCGTGGTCGGTCTTCTCGCTCGGCTCGGCCCTCATGGGTGCGGCGGTGGCGAAGAAGGCGCTCAACACCTCGTGGCGCGCCGCCACGGGCAAGAACCCTCCGGCGAACCCCGCCGACCCCGACGTCGACCTGCGCGAGGCGGTGCTCTGGGCGGCTGCCAGCGGCGCGATCATCCAGATCGTGCGCATGGCCTTCACCCGCCGGGCGGCCGGCTACTACCTGAAGTCGACCGGCCACCTGCCGCCGGAGCTGCAGAAGGACGGCCAGCACGCCGACGCCGCGGGGGCGCCCACCACCTGA
- a CDS encoding DUF3093 family protein, giving the protein MHTERLTVPLRWWVQGTMLVASLWLALVVAVPEPLAWAVTGVALALVALFLLAYGRAPVRVVTTPDGAELQAGRARIDVRHLGPATALDREATRRTAGVEADARAFLLLRPYLKRSVKVELRDPADPTPYWLVSTRHPQRLVAALEAARDGRRASDPR; this is encoded by the coding sequence GTGCACACCGAACGCCTGACGGTCCCGCTGCGGTGGTGGGTGCAGGGCACGATGCTGGTGGCCAGCCTGTGGCTCGCCCTCGTCGTCGCCGTGCCCGAGCCGCTCGCGTGGGCCGTCACCGGCGTCGCGCTCGCGCTGGTGGCGCTCTTCCTGCTCGCCTACGGCCGTGCCCCGGTGCGGGTGGTCACCACTCCCGACGGCGCCGAGCTGCAGGCCGGGCGGGCGCGCATCGACGTGCGCCACCTCGGCCCGGCCACGGCGCTGGACCGCGAGGCCACGCGGCGCACCGCCGGCGTCGAGGCCGACGCGCGAGCCTTCCTGCTGCTGCGGCCCTACCTCAAGCGCAGCGTCAAGGTGGAGCTGCGCGACCCGGCCGACCCGACGCCCTACTGGCTGGTCTCGACACGCCACCCGCAGCGGCTGGTGGCCGCACTGGAGGCCGCCCGCGACGGCCGCCGGGCGAGCGACCCGCGCTGA
- the dut gene encoding dUTP diphosphatase, producing the protein MPDLDVLLTRLDPDLPLPAYAHPGDAGADLRTTVDVRLAPGERALVPTGVALAVPQGYVALVHPRSGLAARHGLSVLNTPGTVDAGYRGEVKVLLVNLDPREPLELRRGDRVAQLVVQRVEQVRFVEVDTLPGSERGDGGYGSTGGFGRAAAPGPSATEESS; encoded by the coding sequence GTGCCCGACCTCGACGTGCTGCTGACCCGCCTCGACCCCGACCTCCCGCTCCCGGCGTACGCCCACCCCGGCGACGCGGGCGCCGACCTGCGCACGACGGTCGACGTGCGCCTGGCGCCGGGGGAGCGTGCCCTGGTGCCGACCGGTGTCGCCCTCGCGGTCCCGCAGGGCTACGTCGCGCTGGTGCACCCCCGCTCGGGGCTCGCCGCGCGGCACGGCCTGTCGGTGCTCAACACCCCGGGCACGGTCGACGCGGGCTACCGCGGCGAGGTGAAGGTGCTCCTGGTCAACCTCGACCCGCGCGAGCCCCTCGAGCTGCGTCGCGGCGACCGCGTGGCGCAGCTCGTGGTGCAGCGCGTCGAGCAGGTGCGCTTCGTGGAGGTCGACACCCTGCCGGGGAGTGAGCGGGGCGACGGCGGTTACGGTTCCACCGGGGGCTTCGGTCGTGCCGCGGCTCCCGGCCCGTCCGCAACCGAGGAGTCGTCGTGA
- a CDS encoding DUF3710 domain-containing protein gives MKFRRKSAAQSTDEAADSSVDLEGQELGEDEEVLVHGPVDADDLDLDSFGDEAPPWVDLGSLLITPEPGMQLRMQVDEQSQRVQAIILTGPDGALEVMAFAAPRGGGLWDEVRPQIAADMARRGGTATEVDGRWGKELDCRITVQRGDGSPATQPSRIIGIDGQRWMLRATLLGRPAVDREAAEHWEAVLANVVVRRGKEPMAVGDQLPVVLPPDARPVS, from the coding sequence GTGAAGTTCCGCCGCAAGTCCGCCGCGCAGTCCACCGACGAGGCAGCCGACTCCTCGGTCGACCTCGAGGGCCAGGAGCTCGGCGAGGACGAGGAGGTCCTCGTGCACGGCCCCGTCGACGCCGACGACCTCGACCTGGACTCCTTCGGCGACGAGGCGCCGCCGTGGGTCGACCTCGGCTCGCTGCTCATCACGCCCGAGCCGGGGATGCAGCTGCGGATGCAGGTCGACGAGCAGAGCCAGCGGGTGCAGGCGATCATCCTGACCGGTCCCGACGGGGCGCTCGAGGTCATGGCCTTCGCGGCCCCGCGCGGCGGCGGGCTCTGGGACGAGGTGCGGCCGCAGATCGCGGCCGACATGGCGCGCCGCGGCGGCACCGCGACCGAGGTCGACGGCCGCTGGGGCAAGGAGCTCGACTGCCGCATCACCGTGCAGCGCGGCGACGGCAGCCCCGCGACGCAGCCGTCGCGCATCATCGGCATCGACGGCCAGCGCTGGATGTTGCGCGCCACGCTGCTCGGCCGCCCGGCCGTCGACCGCGAGGCCGCCGAGCACTGGGAGGCCGTGCTGGCCAACGTCGTGGTGCGCCGCGGCAAGGAGCCCATGGCGGTCGGCGACCAGCTGCCCGTCGTCCTGCCGCCCGACGCCCGGCCCGTCTCCTGA
- a CDS encoding OB-fold nucleic acid binding domain-containing protein produces the protein MTAGTSRLRRTISAWADVKGQEARDLRRETEQSGCACIAECGERARVVLRGTLSSVMLRPRGGVPALEAELDDGSGRLSLIWLGRRRIAGIGPGTKIQVEGRIGVQDGMRVLWNPRYELLP, from the coding sequence ATGACCGCAGGCACGAGCCGGCTGCGCCGGACGATCAGTGCGTGGGCCGACGTGAAGGGCCAGGAGGCCCGTGACCTGCGCCGCGAGACCGAGCAGTCCGGCTGCGCCTGCATCGCCGAGTGCGGCGAGCGGGCCCGGGTGGTCCTGCGCGGCACGCTCAGCTCGGTGATGCTGCGCCCCCGCGGGGGCGTCCCGGCCCTCGAGGCCGAGCTCGACGACGGGTCGGGCCGCCTCAGCCTGATCTGGCTCGGCCGTCGCCGCATCGCCGGCATCGGGCCCGGCACCAAGATCCAGGTCGAGGGGCGCATCGGGGTCCAGGACGGCATGCGCGTGCTGTGGAACCCCCGCTACGAGCTGCTCCCGTGA
- a CDS encoding DUF3159 domain-containing protein: MTAGERTPDARPAAGPAAAPAPDAQTVEAVVRAQLARALGGRRGMLEAALPTALFTVTWLLGDDLRLALGVSVGAALVLLAVRMVQRSSVQFVVNALVGIGIGWLFVTMSARSGGSEDEQALAYFLPGILYNGGYTVVLALTCLVGWPLVGFMVGSVTGDATAWHDDRQVVRLCTRLTWILVLPCAVRALAQGPVWLAGRSGSLDPDVAVAVLGAMKVGMGWPLQLAALGAMVWLLARGSTPVGRPA, encoded by the coding sequence GTGACCGCCGGCGAGCGCACCCCCGACGCCCGTCCGGCGGCCGGGCCCGCCGCGGCCCCGGCGCCCGACGCCCAGACCGTCGAGGCCGTCGTGCGCGCCCAGCTCGCCCGGGCGCTCGGCGGTCGCCGCGGCATGCTCGAGGCCGCGCTGCCCACGGCGCTGTTCACCGTCACGTGGCTGCTGGGCGACGACCTCAGGCTCGCGCTCGGCGTCAGCGTGGGTGCCGCGCTGGTCCTGCTCGCCGTCCGGATGGTGCAGCGCAGCTCGGTGCAGTTCGTCGTCAACGCGCTGGTGGGCATCGGCATCGGCTGGCTCTTCGTCACGATGTCGGCCCGCTCCGGCGGCAGCGAGGACGAGCAGGCCCTGGCCTACTTCCTGCCCGGCATCCTCTACAACGGCGGCTACACCGTCGTCCTCGCCCTCACCTGCCTCGTCGGCTGGCCGCTGGTCGGCTTCATGGTCGGCTCCGTCACCGGCGACGCGACCGCGTGGCACGACGACCGGCAGGTGGTGCGGCTGTGCACGCGCCTCACGTGGATCCTGGTCCTGCCGTGCGCCGTGCGCGCCCTCGCGCAGGGCCCGGTGTGGCTCGCGGGCCGCTCGGGCTCCCTCGACCCCGACGTGGCCGTCGCCGTGCTCGGCGCGATGAAGGTCGGCATGGGCTGGCCGCTGCAGCTCGCCGCGCTGGGCGCCATGGTGTGGCTGCTGGCGCGCGGCAGCACGCCGGTGGGCCGCCCGGCCTGA
- a CDS encoding potassium channel family protein, producing MRVAIAGAGAVGRSIARELIDNGHEVLLIDKNAASIKPERVPHAEWLLADSCELSSLEEASLDRCDVVIAATGDDKVNLVTSLLAKTEFGVPRTVGRVNHPNNEWLFTEAWGVDVNVSTPRIMSALVEEAVSVGDLVRLFTFRKGGANLVEMTLPEDSPYVGKPVGLIPLPENCALVTILRDGQVYVPADEQPVEAGDELLFVVPAETEDALERLLAPTLHGG from the coding sequence ATGCGCGTCGCCATCGCCGGAGCGGGGGCCGTCGGCCGCTCCATCGCCCGCGAGCTCATCGACAACGGCCACGAGGTGCTGCTGATCGACAAGAACGCCGCCTCGATCAAGCCCGAGCGGGTCCCGCACGCCGAGTGGCTGCTCGCCGACTCCTGCGAGCTGTCCTCGCTGGAGGAGGCCTCGCTCGACCGCTGCGACGTGGTCATCGCCGCGACCGGCGACGACAAGGTCAACCTCGTCACCTCGCTGCTGGCCAAGACGGAGTTCGGCGTGCCGCGCACCGTGGGACGGGTCAACCACCCCAACAACGAGTGGCTCTTCACCGAGGCCTGGGGCGTCGACGTCAACGTCTCGACGCCGCGCATCATGTCGGCGCTGGTCGAGGAGGCCGTCTCGGTCGGCGACCTGGTGCGCCTGTTCACCTTCCGCAAGGGCGGCGCCAACCTCGTCGAGATGACGCTGCCCGAGGACTCGCCCTACGTCGGCAAGCCCGTCGGGCTCATCCCGCTGCCCGAGAACTGCGCCCTCGTCACCATCCTGCGCGACGGCCAGGTCTACGTGCCGGCCGACGAGCAGCCGGTCGAGGCCGGCGACGAGCTCCTCTTCGTCGTGCCCGCCGAGACCGAGGACGCGCTCGAGCGACTGCTGGCGCCCACGCTGCACGGCGGCTGA
- a CDS encoding potassium channel family protein, translated as MGCGRVGSTLARSLEDRHHTVAVIDSEPDAFRRLGPEFNGDKVTGIGFDQEVLEKAGIRRADAFAAVSSGDNSNIIAARVARETFGIDQVVARIYDPGRAEVYQRLGITTVATVKWTADQVLRRLLPAGAEPDFRDPSGTIRLDQVPVPEAWIGGRTIVFQQQSRSRIAWIDRLGEGMLPVRETVLQEGDLLHLVMREENAAHAYAVLERGPEQE; from the coding sequence ATGGGCTGCGGCCGGGTGGGCTCCACGCTGGCCCGCAGCCTGGAGGACCGCCACCACACCGTCGCGGTCATCGACAGCGAGCCGGACGCCTTCCGCCGCCTCGGCCCGGAGTTCAACGGCGACAAGGTCACCGGCATCGGCTTCGACCAGGAGGTCCTGGAGAAGGCCGGCATCCGCCGCGCCGACGCCTTCGCGGCCGTCTCCTCCGGCGACAACTCCAACATCATCGCCGCCCGGGTGGCCCGCGAGACCTTCGGCATCGACCAGGTCGTGGCCCGCATCTACGACCCCGGCCGCGCCGAGGTCTACCAGCGCCTCGGCATCACCACCGTCGCGACGGTGAAGTGGACGGCCGACCAGGTGCTGCGCCGGCTGCTGCCGGCCGGCGCCGAGCCCGACTTCCGCGACCCCTCCGGCACGATCCGCCTCGACCAGGTGCCCGTGCCCGAGGCCTGGATCGGCGGTCGCACCATCGTCTTCCAGCAGCAGTCGCGCTCGCGCATCGCGTGGATCGACCGCCTCGGCGAGGGCATGCTGCCCGTGCGCGAGACGGTGCTGCAGGAGGGCGACCTCCTGCACCTGGTCATGCGCGAGGAGAACGCCGCCCACGCCTACGCCGTGCTCGAGCGCGGACCCGAGCAGGAGTAG
- a CDS encoding APC family permease, with amino-acid sequence MGVGDVSKRILLGRKLRSSQVGETLLSKKIAFPVFASDALSSVAYAPDEIFIILSLAGISLYAYSWWIALAVAVVMVTVVASYRQTVHAYPSGGGDYEVAMVNLGPRAGMTVASALIVDYVLVVAVSLSSAAQYAASAIGFVSGHEATVATVLVVALTVVNLRGVRESGAWFALPAYAFVLGLGTMLAVGAVRALSGTLPPAESAELRIVEAEGYEGTLTTVALVFLVARAFSSGCAALTGVEAISNGVPAFRKPKSRNAATTLGLLALVAITLMMGVVTLANEMRVRYVDPNEGERLVDAAGRPVELEQQTLIAQIAEGVFDTFPPGYYFVVLATGVILVLASNTAFNGFPVLGSILARDGFAPRALGSRGDRLAYSNGIVFLAVLAVVLIVAFDAEVTRLIQLYIVGVFVSFNLSQLGMMRHWTRQLASEGDPAVRRRMQRSRAINGFGLAMTAVVFVIILVTKFLAGAWIALLAMGTFYLLMSGVRRHYTAVSEELAADEQDKVLPTRVHAIVLVSKLHKPTLRALAYAKAMRPNVLEAVYVGTDAREANRLVDEWDARRVDVPLKILHSPYRELVRPTVDYATEIRKANPRGVVAVFIPEYVVGHWWEQLLHNQTALRLKGRLLFTPGVMVISVPFQLRSSQAALEREERDVDRVRPGDLRAGRVRVDEPGGQVHGR; translated from the coding sequence GTGGGTGTCGGCGACGTCTCGAAACGGATCCTGCTGGGGCGCAAGCTGCGCAGCTCGCAGGTGGGCGAGACCCTGCTGTCGAAGAAGATCGCCTTCCCGGTCTTCGCCAGCGACGCGCTGTCGTCGGTGGCCTACGCCCCCGACGAGATCTTCATCATCTTGTCGCTGGCGGGCATCTCGCTCTACGCCTACTCGTGGTGGATCGCCCTGGCCGTCGCGGTGGTGATGGTGACCGTCGTCGCCTCCTACCGCCAGACGGTGCACGCCTACCCCAGCGGCGGCGGCGACTACGAGGTGGCGATGGTCAACCTCGGCCCCCGCGCCGGCATGACGGTCGCGAGCGCGCTCATCGTCGACTACGTCCTCGTGGTGGCGGTGTCGCTCTCCTCGGCCGCGCAGTACGCCGCGTCCGCGATCGGGTTCGTCAGCGGGCACGAGGCGACGGTCGCCACGGTGCTCGTCGTGGCGCTCACCGTGGTCAACCTCCGCGGCGTCCGCGAGTCGGGCGCCTGGTTCGCCCTGCCGGCGTACGCCTTCGTGCTCGGCCTCGGCACCATGCTCGCCGTCGGCGCGGTCCGCGCACTGTCCGGCACCCTGCCGCCTGCCGAGAGCGCCGAGCTGCGGATCGTCGAGGCCGAGGGCTACGAGGGCACGCTGACGACGGTCGCGCTGGTCTTCCTGGTCGCGCGCGCCTTCTCGTCGGGCTGTGCGGCGCTGACGGGTGTCGAGGCGATCTCCAACGGCGTGCCGGCCTTCCGCAAGCCGAAGAGCCGCAACGCCGCCACCACCCTCGGGCTGCTGGCGCTGGTCGCGATCACGCTCATGATGGGCGTCGTCACGCTCGCCAACGAGATGCGCGTGCGCTACGTCGACCCCAACGAGGGCGAGCGCCTCGTCGACGCGGCCGGGCGCCCCGTCGAGCTGGAGCAGCAGACCCTCATCGCGCAGATCGCCGAGGGCGTGTTCGACACCTTCCCCCCGGGCTACTACTTCGTGGTGCTGGCCACCGGCGTCATCCTCGTGCTGGCCTCCAACACCGCGTTCAACGGCTTCCCGGTGCTGGGGTCGATCCTGGCCCGCGACGGCTTCGCGCCGCGCGCGCTCGGCTCGCGCGGGGACCGCCTGGCCTACAGCAACGGCATCGTCTTCCTCGCCGTGCTCGCCGTCGTCCTCATCGTGGCCTTCGACGCCGAGGTCACCCGGCTGATCCAGCTCTACATCGTCGGCGTTTTCGTCAGCTTCAACCTCAGCCAGCTCGGGATGATGCGCCACTGGACGCGTCAGCTGGCCTCGGAGGGCGACCCCGCCGTGCGGCGCCGGATGCAGCGCTCGCGCGCCATCAACGGCTTCGGCCTGGCCATGACCGCGGTGGTCTTCGTGATCATCCTGGTGACCAAGTTCCTCGCCGGCGCCTGGATCGCCCTGCTCGCGATGGGCACCTTCTACCTGCTGATGAGCGGGGTACGCCGGCACTACACCGCGGTGTCGGAGGAGCTCGCCGCCGACGAGCAGGACAAGGTGCTGCCGACCCGGGTGCACGCCATCGTGCTGGTGTCCAAGCTGCACAAGCCGACGCTGCGCGCGCTGGCCTACGCCAAGGCGATGCGGCCCAACGTGCTCGAGGCCGTCTACGTCGGCACCGACGCGCGCGAGGCCAACCGGCTGGTCGACGAGTGGGACGCCCGGCGCGTCGACGTGCCGCTCAAGATCCTGCACTCGCCCTACCGCGAGCTGGTGCGCCCGACCGTCGACTACGCGACCGAGATCCGCAAGGCCAACCCGCGCGGCGTCGTCGCGGTCTTCATCCCGGAGTACGTCGTGGGGCACTGGTGGGAGCAGCTGCTCCACAACCAGACCGCGCTGCGCCTCAAGGGCCGGCTGCTCTTCACCCCCGGCGTCATGGTCATCTCGGTGCCCTTCCAGCTGCGCTCCTCGCAGGCGGCCCTGGAGCGCGAGGAGCGCGACGTCGACCGCGTGCGGCCGGGCGACCTGCGCGCCGGGCGCGTGCGCGTCGACGAGCCCGGTGGGCAGGTGCACGGGCGGTGA
- a CDS encoding class I SAM-dependent RNA methyltransferase, which yields MTRRVRPRRERGRSRVGERFTADVGPVAHGGHCVARVPVDPTDPADPADPADPADPAATRVVFVRHALPGERVVLQVTEGGERDRFWRADAVEVLEASPDRVVPPCPVAGPGLCGGCDFQHVRLARQRALKAEVVTEQLRRLAGLDEAALAEVVGPGGLVVEPVPGDDDGLRWRTRARFAAAPGGGRGMRAHRSRRVVPVDDCLIAAPGARVEVVDGSTDSDTVVAGQGPARAGEPPVVEVVEAGGVRHELAVAADGFWQVHPGAPAVLVETVLGLLDPQPGERALDLYSGVGLFARFLADRVGERGRVVAVEGDRTAVGHAVRNLADAAWARPLAGRVDEVLATSLDEPFDVVVLDPPREGVRRAVVEQVVDRAPRAAAYVACDPAALARDVATFAEHGYRLTALRAFDAFPMTHHVECVALLER from the coding sequence GTGACGCGGCGGGTGCGGCCGCGCCGCGAGCGCGGCCGCTCGCGGGTGGGGGAGCGCTTCACCGCCGACGTCGGCCCCGTCGCGCACGGGGGCCACTGCGTCGCGCGGGTGCCGGTCGACCCCACCGACCCCGCCGACCCCGCCGACCCCGCCGACCCCGCCGACCCCGCGGCGACGCGCGTCGTCTTCGTGCGCCACGCGCTGCCGGGCGAGCGGGTCGTGCTGCAGGTGACCGAGGGGGGCGAGCGCGACCGCTTCTGGCGCGCCGACGCCGTCGAGGTGCTGGAGGCCTCGCCCGACCGGGTCGTGCCGCCGTGCCCCGTGGCGGGGCCCGGGCTGTGCGGTGGCTGCGACTTCCAGCACGTGCGCCTCGCGCGGCAGCGCGCGCTCAAGGCGGAGGTCGTCACCGAGCAGCTGCGGCGCCTGGCGGGGCTCGACGAAGCGGCGCTCGCGGAGGTCGTGGGCCCGGGGGGCCTGGTCGTCGAGCCGGTGCCGGGTGACGACGACGGCCTGCGCTGGCGCACCCGCGCCCGTTTCGCGGCCGCGCCCGGCGGCGGCCGGGGGATGCGCGCCCACCGCTCGCGCCGCGTCGTCCCGGTCGACGACTGCCTCATCGCCGCCCCCGGGGCCCGGGTCGAGGTCGTCGACGGCTCGACCGACTCCGACACCGTCGTGGCGGGGCAGGGTCCGGCTCGCGCGGGGGAGCCGCCCGTCGTCGAGGTGGTCGAGGCGGGCGGGGTGCGCCACGAGCTCGCCGTCGCCGCCGACGGCTTCTGGCAGGTCCACCCCGGCGCGCCTGCGGTCCTCGTCGAGACCGTGCTCGGGCTGCTCGACCCGCAGCCGGGGGAGCGGGCCCTCGACCTCTACTCCGGCGTCGGGCTCTTCGCCCGCTTCCTCGCCGACCGCGTCGGCGAGCGCGGCCGCGTCGTCGCCGTCGAGGGCGACCGCACGGCCGTGGGCCACGCCGTGCGCAACCTCGCCGACGCCGCGTGGGCCCGCCCGCTCGCCGGCCGCGTGGACGAGGTGCTCGCCACCTCGCTCGACGAGCCCTTCGACGTCGTCGTGCTGGACCCGCCGCGCGAGGGTGTCCGCCGCGCCGTGGTCGAGCAGGTCGTCGACCGCGCGCCGCGCGCCGCGGCGTACGTCGCCTGCGACCCCGCCGCGCTCGCCCGCGACGTCGCGACCTTCGCCGAGCACGGCTACCGCCTCACCGCCCTGCGCGCCTTCGACGCCTTCCCCATGACGCACCACGTGGAGTGCGTCGCGCTCCTCGAGCGCTGA